The Montipora capricornis isolate CH-2021 chromosome 1, ASM3666992v2, whole genome shotgun sequence genome contains a region encoding:
- the LOC138049567 gene encoding uncharacterized protein: MSQDLLDITLLGSEWNSLAGGVSTLNRELAIYLSQQPNLRVSLMVPEGACNDEDKKEAQNFGINILDARERQGYEPLEWLCLPPQDHIIDVVVGHGVKLGRQVQVIKRSPEFQRCKWVQMVHTAPEDLSKYKGYDNPTSRGEQKHWVEVSLCKCADLVVPVGPRLKKAYCSYLQGCKMVKDIFEIVPGLFKREFGDLVQKAKGESGDHFNVLLCGRGDDEDFDLKGYEIAVKAFADERLKGKCYYLLFVGAPEGKQDEVRKRLLNCGITDQQLTVRKFVQSREGMKDLFCEVDLVIMPSKSEGFGLVALEALSAGLPVLVGKNTGFAGAVRSIPLGAYSIVDSEDPGKWAEAIEGVCVRHGVCLKESKSLKEYYGQEFCWKKQCETLIAKLWRMVHGTFRENEDLGVGGISTTIAQKRPLQEVQIQLWSQESTSGNSGQRVINNKKKKAKENSSEIPAQQGMNKRTIPAQNVCTSQTFTSSFCGIKRSKHGETSLHVAALKGSVESVRKLLTERADPNTKDYAGWTPLHEACKHGYLFIVELLLDHGARIDTPGGSDFDTPLHDAVSNGRLEVAEVLVRRGASRDIRNKQGLIPMDYARTEEMRTVLSTSSFKADDGQGSAQRLIGKFSLDSHKVILGTGLSPEQKRRFSEIFSLRFTPSISESVTIDEYTSLLFYCGLRNDNAKLKAVIFGSLSNDSGDGNENVISKYKFTLL, from the exons ATGTCACAAGACCTACTGGACATCACTCTGTTAGGGAGTGAATGGAATTCATTGGCTGGAGGGGTCTCTACATTAAACAGAGAGCTTGCGATTTATCTGTCACAACAGCCAAATCTCCGGGTTTCTCTAATGGTCCCTGAGGGTGCTTGTAACGATGAAGACAAAAAGGAGGCCCAAAATTTTGGGATCAATATTCTTGATGCAAGAGAACGCCAAGGGTATGAACCTCTTGAGTGGTTGTGCCTCCCACCTCAAGATCACATTATAGATGTTGTTGTTGGCCATGGAGTGAAACTTGGCCGGCAAGTTCAAGTCATAAAACGTTCTCCTGAATTTCAAAGGTGTAAATGGGTGCAAATGGTGCATACTGCTCCAGAAGACCTCAGCAAATATAAGGGTTATGATAATCCTACTTCAAGAGGTGAACAGAAACACTGGGTTGAGGTTAGTCTTTGCAAATGTGCTGACTTGGTTGTTCCAGTGGGACCAAGACTTAAGAAGGCTTATTGTTCGTATTTGCAGGGGTGCAAGATGGTTAaggatatttttgaaatagttccgGGTCTATTTAAAAGGGAGTTTGGGGATTTAGTACAAAAGGCCAAAGGCGAGAGTGGTGATCATTTCAATGTGTTGTTGTGTGGACGTGGAGATGATGAGGACTTTGATTTAAAGGGATATGAAATTGCTGTTAAGGCATTTGCTGATGAACGCCTGAAAGGAAAATGTTATTATCTTCTGTTTGTGGGTGCCCCTGAGGGGAAGCAGGATGAGGTCAGGAAAAGACTTCTCAACTGTGGAATTACTGATCAGCAGCTGACTGTTAGAAAATTTGTACAGAGTCGTGAAGGGATGAAGGATCTCTTTTGTGAAGTTGACCTTGTTATCATGCCTTCGAAATCAGAGGGATTTGGTCTTGTTGCCCTTGAAGCCCTATCAGCTGGTTTGCCAGTTCTTGTTGGGAAAAATACAGGGTTTGCAGGTGCAGTACGCAGTATTCCCTTGGGAGCATACAGCATAGTTGATTCAGAAGATCCAGGTAAATGGGCTGAAGCAATTGAGGGTGTCTGTGTTAGACACGGAGTGTGCCTTAAAGAAAGCAAATCACTGAAAGAGTATTATGGCCAGGAGTTCTGTTGGAAAAAACAATGTGAAACACTCATTGCAAAGTTATGGAGAATGGTTCATG GAACCTTTAGGGAGAATGAAGACCTTGGAGTTGGAGGCATTTCCACTACCATAGCACAGAAAAGACCACTGCAAGAAGTGCAAATTCAGCTTTGGTCACAGGAATCTACAAGTGGTAACTCTGGTCAGAgagtaataaataataaaaagaagaaagcaaaggagaATAGCAGTGAGATACCTGCTCAGCAAG GGATGAACAAAAGAACAATTCCAGCACAGAATGTCTGTACTTCACAGACTTTCACTTCTAGTTTTTGTGGTATCAAGAGAAGTAAACATGGAGAGACCTCACTCCATGTTGCAGCCCTTAAG GGTAGTGTTGAATCTGTCAGGAAGCTCTTGACTGAGCGAGCTGATCCTAACACTAAAGACTATGCAGGATGGACTCCATTG CACGAAGCCTGTAAGCATGGCTACCTATTTATTGTCGAACTGCTATTGGACCATGGTGCTAGGATTGACACCCCAGGAGGGTCTGATTTTGACACACCCTTGCACGATGCCGTCAGCAATGGAAGACTGGAAGTTGCTGAGGTGTTGGTCAGAAGAGGTGCTTCTCGGGACATCCG AAACAAACAAGGACTCATTCCAATGGATTATGCCAGAACTGAAGAAATGCGAACCGTCTTGTCCACATCAAGCTTTAAAGCGGACGACGGCCAGGGATCGGCACAACGGCTTATTGGAAAG ttttcactAGATTCTCATAAAGTTATACTCGGAACTGGTCTTAGCCCCGAGCAGAAG cGACGTTTTTCTGAAATATTTTCACTCAGATTTACTCCGAGTATCAGCGAGTCAGTCACCATTGATGAATACACTTCTTTACTGTTTTACTGcggtttaagaaacgacaacgccaaacTGAAAGCAGTGATAttcgggagcttaagcaacgacagcggcgacggcaacgagaacgtcatttcaaaatataaattcacgttattgtga